In the genome of Rhodoferax sp. BAB1, one region contains:
- the selB gene encoding selenocysteine-specific translation elongation factor, producing the protein MIIGTAGHIDHGKTALVQALTGINADRLPEEKKRGITIELGYASLSTPDGQVISFIDVPGHEKLVRTMVAGASGVDYALLLIAADDGVMPQTVEHAAILGLLGITQGAVLITKIDRATPQQIEERKTQARTLLAAHGLDGYEVLAVSAHRGDGLAELKEHLNATACQLQGRAVEGHGLRMGLDRVFTLDGIGTVVAGSIAAGQVSVGDSLCLAHDPAALYRVRSLHSHNQSLQQARAGMRCAIGLVGLERSKVERGMTLCDPAIAQSSQRIDVWLQLAPTEDKVLRSGTLVHLHAGTQDLMATVAVLGQASIAPGEAGPAQLVLQSPAHLWWGERFVLRDASARRTVGGGCVLDAQGLARYRQTPERLACLQSQRNTDAAQRLLGALAHAPFGIHGAEALRYAGLLAWPFDVAALPGVVHASKQQWLVATEQLVKSEQAVLDMLKDFHARLPEDLGPDAQRARRLAAPRMPEVLWAQLQEHLISQQQIKRRNGFLHLPAHGEQLREADRIVAERALPMLQQGRFDPPWVRDIAGTARLPEAQVRSVLARLAKSGEVFQIVKDLYYHPKVVQELAQLAREIEQREGEITAAAFRDATNLGRKRAIQILEFFDRIGYLRRVGDIHLLRPGTPLFAVEELAA; encoded by the coding sequence ATGATCATCGGCACCGCAGGCCACATCGACCACGGCAAGACCGCCCTGGTGCAGGCGCTCACCGGCATCAACGCCGACCGCCTGCCCGAGGAGAAGAAGCGCGGCATCACCATCGAGCTGGGCTACGCCAGCCTGAGCACACCCGACGGCCAGGTGATTTCCTTCATCGACGTGCCGGGCCACGAGAAGCTGGTGCGCACCATGGTGGCCGGCGCCAGCGGCGTCGACTACGCGCTGCTGCTCATCGCCGCGGACGACGGTGTCATGCCCCAGACCGTGGAGCACGCCGCCATCCTCGGTCTGCTGGGTATCACGCAGGGCGCCGTGCTCATCACCAAGATCGACCGCGCCACGCCGCAGCAGATCGAAGAGCGCAAGACCCAGGCGCGCACCCTGCTGGCCGCGCACGGCCTGGACGGGTATGAGGTGCTGGCTGTCTCCGCCCACCGGGGCGACGGTTTGGCCGAACTCAAGGAACATCTCAACGCCACGGCCTGCCAGTTGCAGGGCAGGGCGGTGGAGGGCCACGGCTTGCGCATGGGCCTGGACCGCGTGTTCACGCTGGACGGCATCGGCACCGTGGTGGCCGGCAGCATCGCCGCCGGCCAGGTCAGCGTGGGTGACAGCCTGTGCCTCGCGCACGACCCCGCCGCGCTGTACCGTGTGCGCAGCCTGCACAGCCACAACCAGAGCCTGCAGCAGGCCCGGGCCGGCATGCGCTGCGCCATTGGCCTCGTCGGCCTGGAGCGCAGCAAGGTCGAGCGCGGCATGACCCTGTGCGACCCCGCCATCGCGCAAAGCTCGCAGCGCATCGACGTCTGGCTGCAGCTCGCGCCCACCGAAGACAAGGTACTGCGCTCGGGCACCCTGGTGCACCTGCACGCCGGCACCCAGGACCTCATGGCCACCGTGGCCGTGCTGGGCCAGGCCAGCATCGCGCCCGGTGAAGCCGGGCCCGCGCAACTGGTGCTGCAGAGCCCCGCGCACCTGTGGTGGGGTGAACGTTTCGTGCTGCGCGACGCTTCGGCCCGGCGCACCGTGGGCGGCGGTTGCGTGCTCGATGCGCAGGGTCTGGCGCGCTACCGACAGACGCCCGAGCGCCTGGCCTGTCTGCAGAGCCAGCGCAACACGGATGCCGCGCAGCGCCTGCTGGGCGCGCTGGCCCACGCACCGTTTGGCATTCATGGCGCCGAGGCGCTGCGTTACGCCGGCCTGCTGGCCTGGCCCTTCGATGTGGCGGCCTTGCCCGGTGTGGTGCATGCATCGAAGCAGCAGTGGCTGGTGGCCACCGAGCAACTGGTCAAAAGCGAGCAGGCCGTGCTGGACATGCTGAAAGACTTCCACGCCCGGCTGCCCGAAGACCTGGGCCCGGACGCCCAACGCGCGCGCCGCCTGGCCGCGCCGCGCATGCCCGAGGTGCTGTGGGCACAGCTGCAGGAGCATCTGATCAGCCAGCAGCAGATCAAGCGGCGCAACGGCTTCCTCCACCTGCCGGCGCATGGCGAACAGCTGCGCGAGGCCGATCGCATCGTTGCCGAGCGCGCCCTGCCCATGTTGCAGCAGGGCAGGTTTGACCCGCCCTGGGTGCGCGACATCGCGGGCACGGCCCGTCTGCCCGAAGCGCAGGTGCGCAGCGTGCTGGCGCGCCTGGCCAAGAGCGGCGAAGTGTTCCAGATCGTCAAGGACCTGTACTACCACCCGAAGGTGGTGCAGGAACTGGCACAACTGGCACGCGAGATCGAGCAGCGCGAGGGCGAGATCACCGCTGCCGCCTTTCGTGACGCGACCAACCTGGGCCGCAAGCGCGCGATCCAGATCCTCGAATTTTTCGACCGCATCGGCTATCTGCGCCGGGTGGGCGACATACACTTGCTACGCCCCGGCACCCCGCTGTTTGCGGTGGAGGAGCTTGCGGCATGA